One Ananas comosus cultivar F153 linkage group 1, ASM154086v1, whole genome shotgun sequence DNA window includes the following coding sequences:
- the LOC109712567 gene encoding protein NRT1/ PTR FAMILY 5.10-like, whose amino-acid sequence MLAISSTLPFLRPPKCMDSANSSTCQPSPFQVAFFYVSLYLVAFAQGGNKSCGLAFGADQFDQNEPKECASRGSFFNWWYFVTSTGMTFAYIILSYVQDNVGWGLGFGIPAIIMSFALVVFLLGTKTYRIYVVEQESPFARIGKAFVSLARSWKASLLRPREDKERQQDESSYQVTALNFLMKR is encoded by the exons ATGTTAGCTATCTCATCCACACTCCCATTTCTCCGCCCTCCGAAATGCATGGACTCCGCAAATTCTTCGACATGCCAACCTTCGCCTTTTCAAGTGGCCTTCTTCTACGTATCTCTCTATCTCGTAGCCTTTGCTCAAGGCGGCAACAAGTCTTGCGGACTAGCATTCGGAGCCGACCAATTCGACCAGAATGAGCCAAAGGAGTGCGCCTCGCGAGGCTCcttctttaactggtggtactTTGTCACGTCCACGGGCATGACCTTTGCGTATATCATACTAAGTTACGTTCAGGATAACGTTGGTTGGGGCCTTGGCTTTGGAATCCCCGCTATTATTATGTCCTTCGCTCTTGTTGTCTTCTTGCTCGGGACGAAGACGTATAGAATTTATGTAGTGGAACAAGAGAGCCCCTTTGCCCGAATAGGCAAGGCGTTCGTGTCGTTGGCGAGGAGTTGGAAAGCAAGCCTTCTTCGACCGAGAGAAGACAAAGAAAGACAACAAGACGA GTCGAGCTATCAAGTGACGGCGTTAAATTTCCTTATGAAGAGATGA
- the LOC109715116 gene encoding protein NRT1/ PTR FAMILY 5.10-like, with product MEEAKRVLRLFPIWATSLVYAVTFAQLATFFTKQGRTLDRSITSSIQVPPAALQSFRSLTIMAFVPVYDRFLVPLARKFSKLHSGITTLKRAGIGMAISFISMVVAALVEMKRLQMARDFGLIDEPNDTIPMSFWWLVPQYMLIGLADVFIVVGLQEFFYDQVPDGLRSLGIALYMSILGIGSFISSVLIFVIDEMTSKNGDSWFSNNLNRAHLDXGDSWFSNNLNRAHLDYFYLLLAGLGVLELCLFLYFTRNYDYKKKIVF from the coding sequence ATGGAAGAAGCCAAGCGAGTGCTCCGATTGTTCCCGATATGGGCGACAAGCTTAGTATACGCCGTCACTTTTGCTCAATTGGCCACCTTCTTCACTAAGCAAGGAAGGACTTTAGATAGAAGCATCACTTCAAGCATACAAGTTCCACCCGCGGCTCTACAAAGCTTCAGAAGTCTCACTATCATGGCCTTCGTCCCCGTATACGATCGATTCCTCGTGCCCTTAGCTCGGAAATTCTCGAAGCTGCATTCGGGCATCACCACGCTTAAAAGAGCCGGCATCGGAATGGCCATATCCTTTATCTCAATGGTAGTAGCAGCTCTTGTGGAAATGAAGAGGCTTCAGATGGCTCGAGATTTCGGCTTGATCGATGAGCCAAATGACACTATTCCGATGAGCTTTTGGTGGTTGGTTCCTCAATACATGCTCATTGGGCTCGCCGATGTGTTTATAGTAGTAGGATTGCAAGAGTTCTTCTACGATCAGGTCCCCGACGGTTTAAGAAGCCTCGGCATTGCTCTCTACATGAGCATACTAGGGATCGGTAGTTTTATCAGTAGTGTTCTCATTTTCGTGATCGATGAAATGACAAGCAAGAATGGTGATAGTTGGTTCTCGAATAACTTAAACCGAGCGCATCTCGATTNTGGTGATAGTTGGTTCTCGAATAACTTAAACCGAGCGCATCTCGATTACTTCTATTTGCTTCTCGCGGGTCTCGGTGTTTTAGAATTATGCTTATTCTTGTACTTTACGCGCAATTATGACTATAAGAAGAAGATTGTTTTCTGA